The following coding sequences are from one Nodosilinea sp. FACHB-141 window:
- a CDS encoding spore photoproduct lyase family protein gives MPEQVLFTPAALDEPWGQQILERVQALDLPVEYLKQNRLTGLRGDNERETYAIAKRTLAVVTAPASQLKLTPIPPSADWQFHLAQGCPAHCQYCYLAGSLQGPPVIRAYANLPQILDNLKHYEHPDRPTTYEVSCYTDPLGIEHLTGSLAECIRYFGTRDRAHLRWVSKFDQVDDLLTLPHNGHTRCRFSINAASVSRLLEGGTASVTERLQAIRKLALPVEQGGGGYPVGLVIAPIMPIENWQDEYGQLLEAAANALDFDCDLTFELISHRFTPGSKGVLEQWYPNSKLDLDESTRTTKRNKFGGTKYVYDRDTMTELRTFFEGAIAQRFPQAKILYWT, from the coding sequence CTGCCAGAGCAGGTTTTATTTACCCCCGCCGCCCTAGACGAGCCTTGGGGGCAGCAGATTTTAGAGCGCGTGCAGGCCCTCGATCTGCCCGTAGAATATCTCAAGCAAAACCGTCTGACCGGCCTGCGCGGAGACAATGAGCGCGAGACCTATGCGATCGCCAAGCGCACTCTGGCCGTAGTCACCGCCCCAGCTAGCCAGCTCAAGTTGACGCCAATTCCGCCCTCGGCCGACTGGCAGTTCCATCTGGCCCAGGGTTGCCCGGCCCACTGCCAGTACTGCTACTTAGCGGGTAGCCTCCAGGGGCCGCCCGTGATTCGTGCCTATGCTAACCTGCCGCAGATCTTAGACAACCTCAAGCACTACGAGCACCCCGATCGCCCCACCACCTACGAGGTCAGCTGCTACACCGACCCCCTGGGCATTGAGCACCTCACCGGCAGCCTGGCAGAGTGCATTCGCTACTTTGGCACTCGCGATCGCGCTCACCTGCGCTGGGTCTCCAAGTTTGATCAGGTGGATGACCTGCTCACCCTGCCCCACAACGGCCACACCCGCTGTCGCTTCAGCATTAATGCCGCCTCAGTCTCCCGGCTGCTAGAGGGGGGCACGGCCTCGGTGACTGAGCGGTTACAGGCCATTCGCAAGCTAGCTCTGCCGGTAGAGCAGGGTGGCGGCGGCTACCCAGTGGGGCTAGTGATCGCCCCCATCATGCCCATTGAGAACTGGCAAGACGAGTATGGCCAGTTGCTAGAAGCTGCCGCCAACGCCCTCGATTTTGACTGCGACCTCACCTTCGAGCTGATTTCTCACCGGTTTACCCCCGGCTCTAAGGGCGTGCTAGAGCAGTGGTACCCCAACAGCAAGCTCGACCTAGACGAGTCAACCCGCACCACCAAGCGCAACAAGTTTGGCGGCACCAAGTACGTCTATGATCGCGACACCATGACCGAGCTGCGCACCTTTTTTGAAGGAGCGATCGCGCAGCGGTTTCCCCAAGCCAAAATTCTCTATTGGACCTAA
- a CDS encoding glycosyltransferase family A protein — MPTIDVLIPTYNRPDALAVTLTSLCAQTYRDFQVIVSDQSEDYDVADNGTVQAVARVLAAHHTPVRILKHLPRRGIAEQRHFLLNQATAPYVLFLDDDVLLEPWVLKLLLNTIERESCGFVGNPPIGLSYIDDVRPDEHQSLTFWEGPVQPETLRQDTPEWERWRLHNAANPYHLQQRFGLTPHRPSPYHVAWVAGCILFNRAKLLATGGFSFWQDLPSEACGEDVLSQQRVMQRYGGCGVLPSGAYHQELPTTLSDRSQNAPNLLPL; from the coding sequence ATGCCCACCATCGACGTTCTTATTCCCACTTACAATCGACCCGATGCTTTAGCCGTTACCCTGACTAGCCTGTGCGCCCAGACCTACAGAGACTTTCAGGTTATTGTGTCTGACCAGAGCGAAGATTACGATGTGGCTGACAACGGCACGGTGCAGGCCGTTGCGCGGGTGCTGGCGGCTCACCACACCCCAGTTCGAATTCTCAAACACTTGCCCCGGCGAGGCATTGCCGAACAGCGGCACTTCTTGCTGAACCAGGCGACGGCTCCCTACGTGCTCTTTCTCGACGACGATGTGTTGCTAGAGCCTTGGGTGCTCAAGCTGCTGCTCAACACCATTGAGCGAGAAAGCTGCGGCTTTGTGGGCAACCCGCCAATCGGCCTAAGCTACATCGACGATGTGCGCCCCGATGAGCACCAGTCCTTAACCTTTTGGGAAGGCCCTGTACAGCCCGAAACCCTGCGCCAAGACACCCCCGAGTGGGAGCGCTGGCGACTCCATAATGCCGCCAACCCATACCACCTTCAGCAGCGGTTTGGTCTGACTCCCCACCGACCCAGCCCCTACCATGTGGCCTGGGTAGCGGGCTGCATATTATTTAACCGGGCTAAACTGCTGGCGACTGGGGGCTTTAGCTTTTGGCAAGACCTGCCCTCCGAGGCCTGTGGTGAAGACGTCTTAAGCCAGCAGCGGGTAATGCAGCGCTACGGCGGCTGTGGGGTGCTGCCTTCGGGAGCATACCACCAAGAATTGCCCACGACTCTAAGCGATCGCAGCCAGAACGCTCCTAACCTGCTGCCGCTCTAA
- a CDS encoding glycosyltransferase family 4 protein gives MHITFVSGSYRPDQDGVADYLANLRSHLSQRHAASTVLTTHDSALAVADPAVQGALAHWGLPQLLPLVQTILATPTDILHIQHAAGSYRFKRPVFLLPVLLRQAGYRRPIVTTAHEYGWWEWQPKWFPAGWLERVKEWGQKRTWWDREDGFLLTGSDAIITTNQNITGIMQERLPTLRDRMVTVPIAANLTVAPVDRAMARSQLRHERSWPQEAQVVAFFGFLHPVKGLTYLLQGFRQVRDRHPQARLLLIGGVETLSLNGQDAENFWQQVQTQIRDLHLTDFVHCTGYVEAETASRYLSGSDLGVLPFTPGISLKSGSLLAMLAHRLPTIATRTAETDAVLCDRRIIAPVVPRSGDAVAEAISTLLNNPAEQERLAAAGHEFVQAFTWEGITDRHCDIYQQLLER, from the coding sequence ATGCATATTACCTTTGTTTCTGGCAGCTATCGCCCCGATCAGGACGGGGTGGCCGACTATTTGGCCAACCTGCGATCGCACCTTAGTCAACGCCATGCGGCCAGTACTGTACTCACAACCCATGACTCGGCGCTGGCCGTGGCAGACCCTGCCGTGCAGGGAGCGCTCGCCCACTGGGGCCTGCCCCAGCTTTTGCCCCTGGTGCAAACGATTTTGGCTACCCCTACCGACATTCTGCACATTCAGCACGCGGCGGGTAGCTACCGATTTAAGCGGCCGGTGTTTCTGCTGCCGGTGTTGCTGCGGCAGGCGGGCTATAGGCGACCCATCGTCACCACGGCCCACGAGTACGGCTGGTGGGAGTGGCAGCCCAAGTGGTTTCCGGCGGGCTGGCTAGAGCGCGTCAAGGAGTGGGGGCAAAAACGCACCTGGTGGGATCGCGAAGACGGCTTTTTGCTCACCGGCAGCGACGCCATTATTACCACCAACCAGAACATCACCGGCATTATGCAGGAGCGCTTGCCGACGCTGCGCGATCGCATGGTCACAGTCCCCATTGCCGCCAACCTGACGGTGGCGCCGGTAGATCGGGCAATGGCGCGATCGCAGCTTCGGCACGAGCGCAGCTGGCCCCAAGAGGCCCAGGTGGTTGCTTTCTTTGGCTTTTTGCATCCGGTCAAAGGTTTGACCTACCTGCTCCAGGGCTTTCGGCAGGTGCGCGATCGCCATCCCCAGGCCCGACTGCTGCTGATCGGCGGGGTAGAAACTCTTTCGCTCAACGGTCAGGACGCCGAAAATTTTTGGCAGCAGGTGCAAACTCAAATTCGTGACTTGCACCTCACCGACTTCGTGCACTGCACGGGCTATGTGGAGGCCGAAACCGCCTCCCGCTACCTCTCCGGGTCTGACCTGGGGGTGCTGCCCTTCACCCCTGGCATTTCGCTCAAAAGTGGCTCGCTGCTGGCAATGCTGGCCCACCGACTGCCCACCATCGCCACCCGCACCGCTGAAACCGACGCCGTGCTGTGCGATCGCCGGATAATTGCCCCCGTCGTTCCGCGCAGCGGTGATGCCGTAGCCGAGGCTATTTCAACTCTGTTAAATAACCCCGCTGAGCAAGAGCGGTTGGCCGCCGCTGGCCATGAATTTGTGCAGGCGTTTACCTGGGAAGGCATTACCGATCGCCACTGCGATATTTACCAGCAGCTATTGGAGCGTTAG
- a CDS encoding sensory rhodopsin transducer has protein sequence MAQPIGKTYWAIAEGYIPPDDTDRPPEFVSHETACLLNTSDQEAHVQITLYFSDREPVGPYHIVVAPRRTKHVRFNDLKDPAVPRGTEYASTIASDVPIVVQHSRLDSRRSDIALLSTIAYAG, from the coding sequence ATGGCACAACCCATCGGCAAAACCTACTGGGCGATCGCAGAGGGCTATATTCCCCCCGATGACACCGACCGGCCGCCAGAGTTTGTCAGCCATGAGACCGCCTGCCTGCTTAACACCTCTGACCAGGAGGCCCATGTGCAGATCACGCTGTATTTTAGCGATCGCGAACCCGTTGGCCCTTACCACATCGTCGTAGCTCCTCGGCGTACTAAGCACGTGCGGTTCAATGACCTGAAAGACCCTGCGGTGCCTCGGGGCACCGAATACGCCAGCACGATCGCCTCAGATGTGCCCATTGTGGTGCAGCATAGCCGGCTCGATTCTCGCCGATCAGACATCGCGCTGCTCAGCACCATAGCCTATGCAGGTTGA
- a CDS encoding glycosyltransferase family 9 protein yields the protein MTQILFIELLGGLGDVLIALPAIQALTASHPQAHMTVLTFAPGDSLLHHHPQVHRVLQAPAGQARQAVTEALRSPYDLVVTDTTYDGIADLVRQSGAPQMVTNLWRSPPPDQGVSDRMLQILQHEGLIPAAAREHRHPRLHPTAEECDRVQAQLRSLGHPRIALYPDAGMAIKQWSPDRFVALGRLLHQRYGASLIVPAGADPKQAQAIVDQLKGATLWPRGSLRDLAALFAQLDCVVAVDTGPARIAAAVGTPTITLFGPAWQGRYGQPAPHINLQGYAPCPERNIANFTEQACWYSGTCPFVWDTCVNLITPEQVVEAIDEILGRGSEGPRSAEFVLAKGRIDSVNISDQISSLNLSMLGNFENSSSPQTIPKVLGEVETGGNHVGVAQRPNLEAPPIDALRVSESSWQNSLPASLPTPYPLPLSPWLNARNLLVMRLDNIGDVLMTAPALQAIKETSPHTRLTLMASPAGALAGPLLPWVDDVLPWRVLWQALGQPPGDVEQEWALINTLKSRQFDGAIIFTSFKQSPHPAALICQIAGIPLRLGASQETGECLTQRIADLPSDLHQVERNLRLVETAGFEVQNRHLSIAIPPFARVPAVPYLLLNPWASCPSRMYDLERFAIAARTLADKTGWPVVVTGTAKERAAAASLLDTLGPHAIDLIGQTSLGDLVALVASARLLLSNNTSTMHIADATQTPSVILFAGTELERQWQPRQTRVRLLRRPTPCSPCYAFTCPYELECLDIAPQDVVAAGLALLNFDV from the coding sequence ATGACCCAGATCCTCTTTATTGAGCTGCTTGGGGGCCTTGGCGATGTCTTAATTGCTCTGCCTGCTATTCAAGCGCTGACGGCATCTCACCCACAGGCCCACATGACGGTGCTGACCTTTGCGCCGGGGGACAGTTTGCTGCATCACCACCCCCAGGTGCATCGGGTCTTGCAGGCTCCGGCTGGCCAAGCGCGGCAGGCGGTAACAGAAGCGCTGCGATCGCCCTACGACCTGGTGGTGACCGACACCACCTACGACGGTATCGCCGATCTGGTGCGCCAGAGTGGAGCCCCGCAAATGGTGACGAACCTGTGGCGCAGTCCGCCACCAGACCAGGGAGTGAGCGATCGCATGCTCCAGATCCTTCAGCACGAGGGTCTGATTCCGGCCGCCGCTAGGGAACACCGCCATCCCCGTCTTCACCCCACCGCTGAGGAATGCGATCGGGTACAGGCCCAGTTACGCTCCCTTGGGCATCCCCGAATTGCTCTCTACCCCGATGCGGGCATGGCCATCAAGCAGTGGTCACCCGATCGATTTGTGGCCCTGGGCCGATTGCTGCACCAGCGCTATGGGGCCAGCCTGATCGTGCCAGCGGGCGCTGACCCCAAGCAAGCACAGGCGATCGTCGATCAGCTTAAGGGTGCGACCCTCTGGCCCAGGGGATCGCTGCGCGACCTGGCGGCACTCTTTGCTCAGCTAGATTGCGTAGTGGCCGTCGATACTGGCCCGGCCCGTATCGCTGCCGCCGTGGGCACCCCCACCATCACCTTGTTTGGTCCGGCTTGGCAGGGACGCTACGGCCAGCCCGCTCCCCACATCAATTTGCAGGGCTATGCCCCCTGCCCGGAACGCAACATCGCCAACTTCACTGAGCAGGCCTGTTGGTACAGCGGCACCTGTCCCTTTGTCTGGGATACCTGCGTCAATTTAATTACTCCGGAACAGGTTGTAGAGGCGATCGATGAAATTTTGGGACGGGGGAGTGAAGGGCCACGAAGTGCCGAGTTCGTTCTGGCTAAAGGCCGAATTGACTCGGTAAACATTTCAGATCAGATAAGCTCTCTAAATCTCTCAATGCTAGGAAACTTCGAAAACTCTAGCTCCCCGCAGACTATACCCAAGGTGTTGGGCGAGGTAGAGACCGGTGGCAACCACGTTGGGGTTGCGCAACGCCCAAACCTCGAAGCTCCTCCTATAGATGCGCTGCGTGTTAGCGAATCTAGTTGGCAGAATTCACTACCAGCCTCACTCCCTACCCCCTACCCCCTACCCCTCTCCCCCTGGCTGAACGCTCGCAACCTGCTCGTCATGAGGCTCGACAACATTGGCGATGTGTTGATGACGGCGCCAGCGCTCCAAGCTATTAAGGAAACCAGTCCCCATACTCGCCTGACCCTGATGGCCAGCCCGGCCGGGGCGCTGGCTGGGCCGCTGTTGCCCTGGGTTGATGATGTGCTGCCCTGGCGCGTTTTGTGGCAGGCGCTGGGTCAGCCCCCAGGAGATGTGGAGCAGGAATGGGCGCTGATCAACACCCTCAAGTCGCGTCAGTTTGACGGGGCAATTATTTTCACCAGTTTTAAGCAAAGCCCGCATCCGGCCGCCCTAATTTGCCAGATAGCGGGCATTCCTCTGCGGCTGGGCGCGTCGCAGGAAACGGGGGAATGTCTCACCCAACGCATTGCTGATCTTCCTAGCGACCTGCACCAAGTGGAGCGGAATTTGCGACTGGTGGAGACTGCTGGATTTGAGGTGCAAAATCGCCACCTTTCGATCGCCATTCCTCCGTTTGCCCGTGTCCCTGCCGTTCCCTACCTGCTGCTCAACCCCTGGGCCAGCTGCCCGTCGCGCATGTATGACCTAGAGCGGTTTGCGATCGCCGCCCGCACCCTGGCCGACAAAACCGGCTGGCCCGTGGTCGTCACCGGCACCGCCAAAGAGCGCGCCGCTGCTGCCTCCCTGCTCGATACCCTCGGCCCCCACGCCATCGACCTGATTGGTCAGACTTCTTTAGGGGATCTGGTGGCGCTGGTGGCGTCGGCCCGGCTGCTGCTCTCGAACAACACCTCGACCATGCACATTGCCGATGCCACCCAAACCCCCAGCGTGATTTTGTTTGCGGGCACCGAACTCGAACGGCAGTGGCAACCGCGCCAGACGCGCGTCCGCCTGCTGCGCCGCCCCACCCCCTGTAGCCCCTGCTATGCCTTCACCTGCCCCTATGAGCTGGAGTGCCTCGATATTGCGCCGCAGGATGTGGTGGCAGCGGGGCTGGCTTTGCTGAATTTTGACGTTTGA
- the waaF gene encoding lipopolysaccharide heptosyltransferase II — MDWSTAQNILCVRLDSLGDVLMTTPALAAIKATRPDSKLTLMTSASGAALAPQLAMVDDVWVYDAPWLKATAPRQNSQPEQAVIEELRSRQFDAAIIFTVYSQNPLPTAFMAYMADIPLRLAYCRENPYQLLTNTIRDPEPELTRHEVQRQLDLVASVGYRTVDERLQMTVPRSAHQRVSSLLENLGLSSVKPWIVVHPGASAPSRRYPPELFAEVGRSLANQGIAVVFTGTADEGELVESIRNQMATPSHSLVGLLTLAELSALLAAAPLLLSNNTGPVHIAAAVGTPVVDLYALTNLQHTPWQVPHRVLFHDVPCRLCYRSICPEGHHNCLRLVEPAAVVAAVLDLLPLRTLPNKSFLGASSTLALAEVQPA, encoded by the coding sequence ATGGACTGGAGTACGGCCCAAAACATTCTCTGCGTCCGCCTCGACAGTCTGGGAGACGTGCTGATGACCACCCCGGCCCTAGCGGCGATCAAGGCCACCCGACCTGACAGCAAACTGACGCTGATGACCTCGGCGTCCGGAGCGGCCTTGGCTCCCCAGCTAGCAATGGTGGATGATGTATGGGTCTACGATGCTCCCTGGCTCAAGGCTACAGCCCCGCGCCAAAATAGCCAGCCCGAGCAGGCGGTGATTGAGGAGCTGCGATCGCGCCAGTTTGACGCCGCCATTATTTTCACCGTCTATAGCCAAAACCCATTACCTACGGCCTTTATGGCCTACATGGCCGACATTCCTCTGCGGCTGGCTTACTGTCGCGAAAACCCCTACCAGCTGCTCACCAACACCATCCGTGACCCCGAGCCCGAGCTGACTCGCCACGAGGTGCAGCGCCAGCTCGATCTCGTCGCCAGCGTCGGCTATCGCACAGTGGATGAACGATTGCAGATGACGGTGCCCCGATCAGCCCACCAGCGAGTTTCTAGCCTTTTAGAAAACCTGGGGCTAAGCTCTGTCAAGCCCTGGATTGTGGTGCACCCTGGGGCCTCGGCCCCCTCCCGGCGCTACCCGCCGGAGCTGTTTGCTGAGGTGGGGCGATCGCTTGCTAACCAGGGGATTGCCGTTGTCTTTACCGGCACCGCTGATGAAGGGGAACTGGTCGAAAGCATTCGCAACCAGATGGCTACCCCGTCTCACTCCCTAGTGGGGTTACTCACCCTGGCGGAACTGTCGGCCCTGCTCGCCGCCGCGCCCCTGCTGCTCTCAAACAACACCGGCCCCGTCCACATTGCCGCCGCCGTAGGCACCCCCGTGGTGGATCTCTACGCCCTAACCAACCTTCAGCACACCCCCTGGCAGGTGCCCCACCGGGTGCTGTTTCACGATGTGCCCTGCCGTCTCTGCTACCGCAGCATTTGCCCCGAGGGGCACCACAACTGCTTGCGCCTGGTGGAACCGGCAGCGGTGGTGGCAGCGGTGCTAGACCTGCTGCCCCTACGGACTCTGCCTAACAAATCCTTCCTCGGAGCCAGCTCGACCCTAGCCCTAGCCGAGGTTCAACCTGCATAG
- the rfaE2 gene encoding D-glycero-beta-D-manno-heptose 1-phosphate adenylyltransferase — MLTPDVQTQCFPSWIDRFPRLRVLVIGDAILDSYLQGATTRLCREGPVPIVDVVEAEHVPGGAANAAANVASLGGNTHFLTVIGDDAPGGQLCAELERVGVQLEGVVRSRDRQTLVKQRLLADNQLLVRFDQGSTAAISPTEEDRLIEQLNRQYPLCDAVVISDYAYGVLTPRVILHLQRLQGRYARLLVADSKRLRTYAALGVTAVKPNYDEAIALLNLPRLSGTQRVEQMTRHGQGVLAATGAKMVAITLDRDGALIFLQDGAGTVADPARTFADPAPSAYATGAGDTYVATLALALAAGADPHGAASLAATATGIIVTQPGTTRCDPLTLRRSLAEGNKRIADPAELTSVVAQQRALGRRIVFTNGCFDILHSGHVTCLEQAKALGDVLIVGVNTDESIRQLKGPSRPVNGLVDRLTVLAALGCVDYVVPFADLAPRELIRLIGPDVYAKGGDYTRHSLPETPLIEELGGEVVILPYLGDRSTTNLIQQIRTTPREA, encoded by the coding sequence ATGCTTACTCCAGACGTCCAGACCCAGTGTTTCCCTAGTTGGATCGATCGCTTTCCCCGCCTACGGGTGCTGGTGATTGGCGATGCCATTCTCGACAGCTACCTGCAAGGGGCCACCACTCGCCTCTGCCGCGAGGGGCCGGTGCCAATTGTCGATGTGGTGGAGGCCGAGCATGTGCCCGGCGGGGCGGCCAACGCGGCGGCCAATGTGGCCAGCCTGGGCGGCAATACCCACTTTCTGACGGTGATCGGGGATGACGCCCCGGGCGGCCAGCTCTGTGCGGAGCTGGAGCGGGTTGGGGTGCAGCTCGAGGGCGTGGTGCGATCGCGCGATCGCCAGACCCTAGTCAAACAGCGCCTGCTGGCCGACAACCAGCTGCTAGTGCGCTTTGACCAGGGCAGCACGGCGGCAATTTCTCCCACTGAAGAAGATCGGCTGATCGAGCAGCTCAACCGGCAGTATCCGCTCTGCGATGCGGTGGTGATTTCGGACTACGCCTATGGGGTGCTCACGCCCCGGGTCATTCTCCATTTGCAGCGGCTGCAAGGGCGCTATGCTCGCCTGCTGGTGGCCGACTCAAAACGGCTGAGAACCTACGCAGCCCTGGGGGTGACGGCAGTTAAACCCAACTACGACGAGGCGATCGCCCTGCTGAATTTGCCCCGGCTATCTGGAACCCAGCGGGTTGAGCAAATGACCCGCCACGGCCAAGGGGTGCTGGCAGCCACCGGGGCCAAAATGGTGGCGATTACGCTCGATCGCGACGGGGCCCTAATCTTTTTGCAGGATGGCGCTGGGACGGTGGCGGACCCCGCCCGCACCTTTGCCGACCCGGCCCCCAGCGCCTATGCTACCGGGGCCGGTGACACCTATGTCGCCACCCTAGCCCTAGCCCTAGCCGCTGGAGCTGACCCCCACGGGGCGGCCTCGCTGGCGGCGACCGCCACGGGAATCATCGTCACCCAGCCGGGGACGACGCGCTGCGACCCTCTCACCCTGCGGCGCTCCCTGGCAGAGGGCAACAAGCGCATTGCCGACCCTGCTGAGCTGACCTCGGTGGTGGCCCAGCAGCGTGCCCTGGGGCGGCGAATTGTGTTTACCAACGGCTGCTTTGACATTCTGCACTCGGGCCACGTCACCTGCCTGGAGCAGGCCAAAGCTTTGGGGGATGTGCTGATCGTGGGGGTAAATACCGACGAGAGCATTCGCCAGCTCAAAGGACCCTCTCGACCGGTGAATGGATTGGTCGATCGGCTGACCGTGCTGGCCGCTCTAGGCTGCGTCGACTATGTCGTCCCCTTTGCTGATCTGGCACCTCGGGAACTGATTCGCCTGATTGGCCCCGATGTCTACGCTAAGGGCGGCGACTACACCCGCCACTCACTGCCCGAAACCCCCCTGATTGAGGAGCTGGGCGGTGAGGTGGTGATTTTACCCTACCTGGGCGATCGCTCTACCACCAACCTAATTCAGCAGATTCGCACCACGCCGAGGGAGGCTTGA
- a CDS encoding SDR family NAD(P)-dependent oxidoreductase gives MTGRLDGKVAVITGAATGIGEAIAHKFALEGAKVLINGLPDDPIEDVAQAIQQHGGEVATYKGDVSQTEEAEACVQAAIDAFGHLDILVNNAGVFLVTAETQDYPVDLFDRTIQMNIRSAFLMTKYALPYLQESRGNIVSAGSEAGFNGLAQNAVYGGTKGWVHSFMKGVAVEQAKHGVRANCVCPGAIDTAWTHKETGPMDEQMEETLIQATPMGRRGTAEEMANVYAFLASDEASYVTGALWLADGGVTVAKGPVGEQVPDELKREPAGQLSDLRHSREGLKNKTVKSIK, from the coding sequence ATGACAGGACGTCTAGATGGCAAAGTGGCCGTGATCACCGGAGCCGCTACCGGAATTGGCGAAGCGATCGCCCACAAATTTGCCCTCGAAGGGGCCAAGGTTTTAATCAACGGCCTGCCCGACGACCCGATTGAGGATGTCGCCCAAGCCATTCAGCAGCACGGTGGCGAGGTTGCAACCTACAAAGGTGATGTCTCCCAAACCGAAGAGGCTGAAGCTTGTGTGCAGGCGGCGATCGACGCCTTTGGCCATCTCGATATTTTGGTCAACAACGCTGGGGTGTTTTTAGTCACCGCTGAAACCCAAGACTATCCGGTCGATCTGTTCGATCGCACCATTCAGATGAATATTCGCTCGGCGTTTTTGATGACCAAATATGCCCTGCCCTACCTGCAAGAGAGTCGCGGCAATATTGTGTCGGCGGGCTCAGAGGCCGGGTTTAACGGGCTGGCCCAAAACGCTGTCTACGGCGGCACCAAAGGCTGGGTGCACTCCTTTATGAAGGGCGTTGCGGTGGAGCAGGCCAAGCACGGCGTGCGGGCCAACTGCGTCTGCCCCGGTGCGATCGACACCGCCTGGACCCACAAAGAAACCGGCCCCATGGATGAGCAAATGGAGGAAACCCTGATTCAGGCGACCCCGATGGGACGGCGGGGCACGGCAGAAGAAATGGCCAACGTCTACGCCTTTTTGGCATCGGATGAAGCCAGCTACGTTACCGGTGCGCTGTGGCTGGCCGATGGTGGTGTGACCGTCGCCAAAGGGCCCGTGGGCGAGCAGGTTCCCGACGAACTCAAGCGCGAGCCCGCCGGTCAATTGTCTGACCTGCGCCACAGCCGCGAAGGACTCAAAAACAAGACCGTCAAGTCAATCAAGTAA